A genomic segment from Streptomyces sp. NBC_01233 encodes:
- a CDS encoding ParB N-terminal domain-containing protein, protein MPDFVADFPLAGLKPAPYNPRRLSENAFERLKQSLALFGCVKPVIVNGNGILIAGHQRTKSLKANGERTVPALLLARHVTTHDEVQFNLLHNSVETDGSRVRAPVAADDVHGWEWIEPQDIAIAARGNAAIQEEIRRLVTRYGPWGSIVADSAGRVILNNDYAVVGHDLKYPVLCYRVSVQEADELIEWLEGDYGVYDYTQLGIKAYNQHWCQMHRLGGDEGDSHKSTTYERYVLPEIKRGQRIVDFGAGEAAYIKRLKEQGHDAHWYEPHVKASGKKNALDIAATVSHIRDLQRDVQANGLYGVVVLDSVLNSVTSLEFEEHVIASCNSLLNASGVFYTGTRSLGSVERKLAGRKHRNNGNYRRALEFLDENGFAATFRSGVWTMQKFHTPETLHSLLSSYFADVEILGNPNGGNIYARCRRPLPIDPAVRRESLEVEFNMEYPQGYRHNRHKPLVQTLLDMCERRNT, encoded by the coding sequence ATGCCTGATTTCGTCGCGGACTTCCCACTGGCCGGACTTAAGCCCGCTCCCTATAACCCGCGGCGCCTGTCCGAGAACGCTTTCGAACGCCTCAAGCAGAGCCTCGCCCTGTTCGGCTGCGTCAAGCCGGTCATCGTCAACGGCAACGGCATCCTCATCGCCGGCCACCAGCGAACCAAGAGCCTCAAGGCCAATGGCGAACGGACCGTGCCAGCCCTCCTGCTGGCCAGGCACGTGACCACCCACGACGAGGTCCAGTTCAACCTCCTCCACAACTCCGTGGAAACCGATGGCTCTCGGGTCCGTGCCCCTGTCGCAGCCGACGACGTCCACGGGTGGGAGTGGATCGAGCCCCAGGACATCGCCATCGCGGCGCGCGGCAACGCCGCCATCCAGGAAGAGATCCGCCGCCTTGTCACCCGGTACGGGCCTTGGGGATCGATCGTGGCCGACTCCGCAGGTCGCGTCATCCTCAACAACGACTACGCAGTCGTGGGCCACGACCTGAAATACCCGGTGCTGTGCTACCGCGTATCCGTACAGGAGGCAGACGAACTCATCGAATGGTTGGAAGGCGACTACGGCGTCTACGACTACACCCAGCTCGGCATCAAGGCGTACAACCAACACTGGTGCCAGATGCACCGCCTCGGCGGCGACGAAGGGGACTCCCACAAGTCCACCACCTACGAACGCTACGTGCTGCCCGAAATCAAGCGGGGGCAGCGCATCGTCGACTTCGGCGCCGGCGAAGCGGCGTACATCAAGCGCCTCAAGGAACAGGGGCACGACGCCCACTGGTACGAGCCCCACGTGAAAGCCTCCGGCAAGAAGAACGCACTCGACATCGCGGCGACCGTGTCCCACATCCGGGACCTGCAACGCGACGTCCAGGCCAACGGGCTCTACGGCGTCGTCGTCCTCGACAGCGTCCTGAACTCCGTCACCTCGCTGGAGTTCGAAGAGCACGTCATCGCCTCCTGCAACTCGCTGCTCAACGCCTCGGGCGTCTTCTACACCGGCACGCGCTCCCTCGGCTCCGTCGAACGCAAGCTCGCGGGCCGCAAGCACCGGAACAACGGCAACTACCGGCGAGCCCTGGAGTTCCTGGACGAGAACGGCTTCGCCGCGACCTTCCGCAGTGGGGTGTGGACCATGCAGAAGTTCCACACCCCAGAGACCCTGCATTCCCTGCTGTCGAGCTACTTCGCCGACGTGGAGATCCTGGGCAATCCGAACGGCGGGAACATCTACGCCCGCTGTCGCCGGCCGCTCCCCATCGACCCCGCTGTTCGTCGCGAGTCACTCGAAGTCGAATTCAACATGGAGTACCCGCAGGGATACCGGCACAACCGGCACAAGCCGCTTGTGCAGACCCTCTTGGACATGTGTGAGCGACGAAATACATAA
- a CDS encoding ParB/RepB/Spo0J family partition protein, which produces MNATPANIPDELLPLAVPVADLTPFHRNPRNGNVASIRESLTVNGQYKAIVVNRGTHTGRPKEILAGNHTFQAAIELGWETIAATWVDVDDEAATRIVVVDNRTSDLAGYDSALLAEILEELPDLHGTGHDETSLDELLDTSLPAVLPAETIAGEGEKIKDEHLQWGFIQWGTTRVQITADEVERLNTTHTAYYERRGTDSGFGHYLLDTGAAASDDQEAVDA; this is translated from the coding sequence GTGAACGCCACGCCCGCCAACATCCCCGACGAGCTGCTGCCCCTGGCGGTGCCCGTCGCCGACCTCACGCCGTTCCACCGCAACCCCAGGAACGGTAACGTCGCCTCCATCCGCGAATCGCTGACGGTCAACGGCCAGTACAAGGCCATCGTCGTCAACCGGGGCACCCACACCGGGCGCCCCAAAGAGATTCTCGCCGGCAACCACACCTTCCAGGCCGCCATCGAACTCGGGTGGGAGACCATCGCGGCCACGTGGGTCGATGTCGACGACGAGGCCGCCACCCGGATCGTGGTCGTCGACAACCGAACCTCGGACCTCGCCGGCTACGACTCGGCCCTGCTGGCCGAGATCCTCGAGGAACTCCCGGACCTCCACGGCACCGGCCACGACGAGACGTCTCTCGACGAGCTCCTCGACACCTCCCTGCCCGCGGTCCTCCCCGCCGAGACCATCGCCGGCGAGGGAGAGAAGATCAAGGACGAGCACCTCCAGTGGGGATTCATCCAGTGGGGCACCACCCGGGTCCAGATCACCGCGGACGAGGTCGAACGCCTCAACACGACCCACACCGCGTACTACGAGCGGCGCGGCACCGACTCCGGTTTCGGTCACTACCTCCTCGACACCGGCGCGGCCGCCAGCGACGACCAGGAGGCCGTTGATGCCTGA
- a CDS encoding methyltransferase domain-containing protein, with protein MKIDADVLDAIRAARCDGSALFLSGQLADRLYQRVNLALSAVGGKWDRWKRAHVFPANAADAVAGLLAEGEVTTDAERGYFPTPAALVDEILDLADLSAGHEVLEPSAGTGAMAERVADRGGVVDCVELDPGRAKVIRDKGYAREVITSDFLTLPVSARYDRVVMNPPFAGQLDIQHVQRALRWLRPGGRLVAVMFGSLTFRTNAQALDFRSRVREARGTITPLPDHWFKGVSTVVTVIPVSPLPELVGSRTTQVSASGQKASQDGLF; from the coding sequence GTGAAGATCGATGCCGACGTGCTCGATGCCATCAGGGCTGCCCGCTGCGACGGGTCGGCCCTGTTCCTCAGCGGCCAGCTCGCAGACCGTCTGTACCAGCGCGTGAACCTCGCCCTCTCGGCGGTCGGGGGAAAGTGGGACCGATGGAAGCGCGCCCACGTCTTCCCCGCCAACGCGGCTGACGCCGTCGCCGGTCTGCTCGCAGAAGGGGAGGTGACCACGGACGCCGAGCGCGGCTACTTCCCCACGCCGGCCGCGCTGGTCGATGAGATCCTCGACCTCGCCGACCTGAGCGCCGGACACGAGGTCCTTGAACCTTCGGCCGGTACGGGCGCCATGGCCGAGCGGGTCGCGGATCGTGGGGGCGTAGTCGACTGTGTCGAACTGGACCCGGGGCGCGCGAAGGTTATCCGCGACAAGGGCTACGCCCGGGAGGTGATCACCTCAGACTTCCTCACGCTCCCGGTGTCCGCCCGTTATGACCGTGTGGTGATGAACCCGCCGTTCGCAGGGCAACTCGACATCCAGCACGTCCAACGCGCCCTGCGCTGGTTGCGCCCCGGCGGACGGCTCGTGGCGGTCATGTTCGGGAGCCTCACCTTCCGTACGAATGCACAGGCGCTGGACTTCCGCAGCCGAGTGCGCGAGGCCCGTGGCACCATCACGCCGCTCCCGGACCACTGGTTCAAGGGTGTCAGCACGGTCGTGACCGTGATTCCCGTGAGCCCACTGCCTGAGCTGGTAGGGAGCCGCACCACCCAAGTGTCAGCGTCAGGGCAGAAGGCATCTCAGGACGGCCTCTTCTGA